From Larus michahellis chromosome 8, bLarMic1.1, whole genome shotgun sequence, one genomic window encodes:
- the OSBPL9 gene encoding oxysterol-binding protein-related protein 9 isoform X4, protein MAGGVDSGFVPSVHDFDKKLTEADAYLQILIDQLKLFDEKLQNCKDDEQRKKIEGLKETTSSMVESIKHCIVLLQIAKSTINPVDAVYQPSPLEQSVISTMPSQAVLPPEPAQLCKSEQRPSSLPVGPVVASLGNQTPTPNSTGSGQSAPSSSLTSPSHVNLSPNTVPDFSYSSSEDEFYDADEFYQSSSSPKRCMDSSGSAAVLTRSSTGSSLKRPDTTESLNSSLSNGTNDADLFDPPDDRDDDGEGESVEEHKSVIMHLLSQVRLGMDLTKVVLPTFILERRSLLEMYADFFAHPDLFVSISDQKDPKERMVQVVKWYLSAFHAGRKGSVAKKPYNPILGEIFRCHWVLPGTEAEDDMEPVSEGPVPWVSKSSVTFVAEQVSHHPPISAFYAECFSKRIQFNAHIWTKSKFLGMSIGVHNIGQGCVTCLDYDEHYILTFPNGYGRSILTVPWIELGGECSINCSKTGYNASIVFHTKPFYGGKKHRITAEIFSPNDKKPFCSIEGEWNGVMYAKYTTGENAVFIDTKKMPTIKKKVRKLEDQDDFESRCLWKDVTYNLKIRDIDAATAAKHALEERQRAEARARKENETSWETRLFHEDGECWVYDDPLLKRLAASKH, encoded by the exons GGCGTGGATTCAGGATTTGTTCCCAGCGTTCATGATTTTGACAAGAAACTCACCGAGGCTGACGCTTACTTACAGATCTTGATAGACCAGTTGAAG CTCTTTGATGAAAAACTCCAGAACTGCAAAGATGATGAACAGAGAAAA aaaattgAAGGTCTCAAAGAAACAACCAGT AGCATGGTAGAATCAATAAAACACTGCATTGTGTTGCTACAGATTGCTAAA AGCACTATAAACCCGGTTGACGCAGTGTATCAGCCCAGCCCGTTGGAGCAGTCGGTGATCAGCACGATGCCTTCCCAAGCGGTTTTACCTCCAG AACCTGCTCAGTTGTGCAAGTCAGAGCAGCGACCCTCATCTTTGCCAGTGGGACCTGTAGTAGCATCACTTGGAAATCAGACTCCAACACCAAATAGTACAG GAAGCGGGCAATCAGCACCTAGCAGCAGCCTCACCTCTCCAAGCCATGTCAACCTGTCTCCAAACACAGTCCCAGATTTTTCTTACTCAAGCAGTGAGGATGAATTCTATGATGCTGATGAATTCTATCAGAGCAGTTCTTCCCCAAAGCGATGTATGGA TTCTTCAGGGTCTGCTGCAGTCCTGACTCGGAGCAGCACAGGAAGTAGTCTGAAACGTCCAGATACCACAGAGTCCCTCAATTCTTCCCTGTCTAATGGGACTAATGATGCTG ATCTCTTCGATCCTCCTGATGATCGAGATGATGATGGGGAAGGAGAATCAGTGGAAGAACATAAGAGTGTTATTATGCATCTATTGTCACAAGTTCGATTAGGAATGGATCTAACGAAG GTGGTTCTTCCAACTTTTATCCTGGAAAGAAGATCACTGTTGGAAATGTATGCTGACTTTTTTGCACATCCGGACTTATTTGTCag CATTAGTGACCAGAAGGATCCGAAGGAACGAATGGTTCAAGTGGTTAAATGGTACCTCTCAGCTTTTCATGCAGGAAGAAAAGGGTCGGTTGCTAAAAAGCCTTACAATCCTATTTTGGGCGAGATCTTTCGATGTCATTGGGTATTACCAGGCACTGAAGCTGAAGATGATATG GAGCCAGTTTCGGAAGGACCAGTTCCGTGGGTCAGTAAAAGCAGCGTAACATTTGTGGCAGAGCAGGTCTCTCATCACCCTCCGA tttcagcaTTTTACGCAGAGTGTTTTAGCAAGAGGATACAGTTCAATGCTCACATATGGACCAAGTCAAAATTCTTAGGAATGTCTATTGGAGTTCATAACATCGGGCAAG GGTGCGTCACATGCCTAGATTATGATGAACACTATATCTTGACCTTTCCTAATGGTTATGGAAG GTCTATTCTCACTGTGCCATGGATAGAACTTGGTGGAGAATGCAGTATTAATTGCTCAAAGACAGGTTATAATGCTTCCATCGTCTTCCACACAAAACCGTTTTATGGAGGAAAGAAGCACAGAATTACAGCTGAAATTTT TTCCCCCAATGACAAGAAACCCTTCTGCTCAATTGAAGGAGAATGGAATGGTGTCATGTACGCAAAATACACAACAGGg GAGAATGCTGTCTTTATAGATACCAAGAAAATGCCTACAATTAAGAAGAAGGTAAGGAAATTGGAGGACCAAGACGACTTTGAGTCTCGCTG CTTATGGAAAGATGTAACCTACAACTTAAAAATTAGAGACATCGATGCAGCCACAGCTGCAAAGCACGCGCTTGAAGAAAGACAAAGAGCTGAAGCCAGAGCCAGAAAGGAGAACGAGACCTCATGGGAGACACGG TTATTCCATGAAGATGGAGAATGCTGGGTTTACGACGACCCGCTATTGAAACGACTTGCTGCCAGTAAACACTAG
- the OSBPL9 gene encoding oxysterol-binding protein-related protein 9 isoform X3, which yields MAGGVDSGFVPSVHDFDKKLTEADAYLQILIDQLKLFDEKLQNCKDDEQRKKIEGLKETTSSMVESIKHCIVLLQIAKDQNNEEKHADGLISTINPVDAVYQPSPLEQSVISTMPSQAVLPPEPAQLCKSEQRPSSLPVGPVVASLGNQTPTPNSTGSGQSAPSSSLTSPSHVNLSPNTVPDFSYSSSEDEFYDADEFYQSSSSPKRCMDSSGSAAVLTRSSTGSSLKRPDTTESLNSSLSNGTNDADLFDPPDDRDDDGEGESVEEHKSVIMHLLSQVRLGMDLTKVVLPTFILERRSLLEMYADFFAHPDLFVSISDQKDPKERMVQVVKWYLSAFHAGRKGSVAKKPYNPILGEIFRCHWVLPGTEAEDDMEPVSEGPVPWVSKSSVTFVAEQVSHHPPISAFYAECFSKRIQFNAHIWTKSKFLGMSIGVHNIGQGCVTCLDYDEHYILTFPNGYGRSILTVPWIELGGECSINCSKTGYNASIVFHTKPFYGGKKHRITAEIFSPNDKKPFCSIEGEWNGVMYAKYTTGENAVFIDTKKMPTIKKKVRKLEDQDDFESRCLWKDVTYNLKIRDIDAATAAKHALEERQRAEARARKENETSWETRLFHEDGECWVYDDPLLKRLAASKH from the exons GGCGTGGATTCAGGATTTGTTCCCAGCGTTCATGATTTTGACAAGAAACTCACCGAGGCTGACGCTTACTTACAGATCTTGATAGACCAGTTGAAG CTCTTTGATGAAAAACTCCAGAACTGCAAAGATGATGAACAGAGAAAA aaaattgAAGGTCTCAAAGAAACAACCAGT AGCATGGTAGAATCAATAAAACACTGCATTGTGTTGCTACAGATTGCTAAA GACCAAAATAATGAGGAGAAGCACGCAGATGGACTTATA AGCACTATAAACCCGGTTGACGCAGTGTATCAGCCCAGCCCGTTGGAGCAGTCGGTGATCAGCACGATGCCTTCCCAAGCGGTTTTACCTCCAG AACCTGCTCAGTTGTGCAAGTCAGAGCAGCGACCCTCATCTTTGCCAGTGGGACCTGTAGTAGCATCACTTGGAAATCAGACTCCAACACCAAATAGTACAG GAAGCGGGCAATCAGCACCTAGCAGCAGCCTCACCTCTCCAAGCCATGTCAACCTGTCTCCAAACACAGTCCCAGATTTTTCTTACTCAAGCAGTGAGGATGAATTCTATGATGCTGATGAATTCTATCAGAGCAGTTCTTCCCCAAAGCGATGTATGGA TTCTTCAGGGTCTGCTGCAGTCCTGACTCGGAGCAGCACAGGAAGTAGTCTGAAACGTCCAGATACCACAGAGTCCCTCAATTCTTCCCTGTCTAATGGGACTAATGATGCTG ATCTCTTCGATCCTCCTGATGATCGAGATGATGATGGGGAAGGAGAATCAGTGGAAGAACATAAGAGTGTTATTATGCATCTATTGTCACAAGTTCGATTAGGAATGGATCTAACGAAG GTGGTTCTTCCAACTTTTATCCTGGAAAGAAGATCACTGTTGGAAATGTATGCTGACTTTTTTGCACATCCGGACTTATTTGTCag CATTAGTGACCAGAAGGATCCGAAGGAACGAATGGTTCAAGTGGTTAAATGGTACCTCTCAGCTTTTCATGCAGGAAGAAAAGGGTCGGTTGCTAAAAAGCCTTACAATCCTATTTTGGGCGAGATCTTTCGATGTCATTGGGTATTACCAGGCACTGAAGCTGAAGATGATATG GAGCCAGTTTCGGAAGGACCAGTTCCGTGGGTCAGTAAAAGCAGCGTAACATTTGTGGCAGAGCAGGTCTCTCATCACCCTCCGA tttcagcaTTTTACGCAGAGTGTTTTAGCAAGAGGATACAGTTCAATGCTCACATATGGACCAAGTCAAAATTCTTAGGAATGTCTATTGGAGTTCATAACATCGGGCAAG GGTGCGTCACATGCCTAGATTATGATGAACACTATATCTTGACCTTTCCTAATGGTTATGGAAG GTCTATTCTCACTGTGCCATGGATAGAACTTGGTGGAGAATGCAGTATTAATTGCTCAAAGACAGGTTATAATGCTTCCATCGTCTTCCACACAAAACCGTTTTATGGAGGAAAGAAGCACAGAATTACAGCTGAAATTTT TTCCCCCAATGACAAGAAACCCTTCTGCTCAATTGAAGGAGAATGGAATGGTGTCATGTACGCAAAATACACAACAGGg GAGAATGCTGTCTTTATAGATACCAAGAAAATGCCTACAATTAAGAAGAAGGTAAGGAAATTGGAGGACCAAGACGACTTTGAGTCTCGCTG CTTATGGAAAGATGTAACCTACAACTTAAAAATTAGAGACATCGATGCAGCCACAGCTGCAAAGCACGCGCTTGAAGAAAGACAAAGAGCTGAAGCCAGAGCCAGAAAGGAGAACGAGACCTCATGGGAGACACGG TTATTCCATGAAGATGGAGAATGCTGGGTTTACGACGACCCGCTATTGAAACGACTTGCTGCCAGTAAACACTAG
- the OSBPL9 gene encoding oxysterol-binding protein-related protein 9 isoform X6 produces MKNSRTAKMMNREKQKIEGLKETTSSMVESIKHCIVLLQIAKSTINPVDAVYQPSPLEQSVISTMPSQAVLPPEPAQLCKSEQRPSSLPVGPVVASLGNQTPTPNSTGSGQSAPSSSLTSPSHVNLSPNTVPDFSYSSSEDEFYDADEFYQSSSSPKRCMDSSGSAAVLTRSSTGSSLKRPDTTESLNSSLSNGTNDADLFDPPDDRDDDGEGESVEEHKSVIMHLLSQVRLGMDLTKVVLPTFILERRSLLEMYADFFAHPDLFVSISDQKDPKERMVQVVKWYLSAFHAGRKGSVAKKPYNPILGEIFRCHWVLPGTEAEDDMEPVSEGPVPWVSKSSVTFVAEQVSHHPPISAFYAECFSKRIQFNAHIWTKSKFLGMSIGVHNIGQGCVTCLDYDEHYILTFPNGYGRSILTVPWIELGGECSINCSKTGYNASIVFHTKPFYGGKKHRITAEIFSPNDKKPFCSIEGEWNGVMYAKYTTGENAVFIDTKKMPTIKKKVRKLEDQDDFESRCLWKDVTYNLKIRDIDAATAAKHALEERQRAEARARKENETSWETRLFHEDGECWVYDDPLLKRLAASKH; encoded by the exons ATGAAAAACTCCAGAACTGCAAAGATGATGAACAGAGAAAAGCAA aaaattgAAGGTCTCAAAGAAACAACCAGT AGCATGGTAGAATCAATAAAACACTGCATTGTGTTGCTACAGATTGCTAAA AGCACTATAAACCCGGTTGACGCAGTGTATCAGCCCAGCCCGTTGGAGCAGTCGGTGATCAGCACGATGCCTTCCCAAGCGGTTTTACCTCCAG AACCTGCTCAGTTGTGCAAGTCAGAGCAGCGACCCTCATCTTTGCCAGTGGGACCTGTAGTAGCATCACTTGGAAATCAGACTCCAACACCAAATAGTACAG GAAGCGGGCAATCAGCACCTAGCAGCAGCCTCACCTCTCCAAGCCATGTCAACCTGTCTCCAAACACAGTCCCAGATTTTTCTTACTCAAGCAGTGAGGATGAATTCTATGATGCTGATGAATTCTATCAGAGCAGTTCTTCCCCAAAGCGATGTATGGA TTCTTCAGGGTCTGCTGCAGTCCTGACTCGGAGCAGCACAGGAAGTAGTCTGAAACGTCCAGATACCACAGAGTCCCTCAATTCTTCCCTGTCTAATGGGACTAATGATGCTG ATCTCTTCGATCCTCCTGATGATCGAGATGATGATGGGGAAGGAGAATCAGTGGAAGAACATAAGAGTGTTATTATGCATCTATTGTCACAAGTTCGATTAGGAATGGATCTAACGAAG GTGGTTCTTCCAACTTTTATCCTGGAAAGAAGATCACTGTTGGAAATGTATGCTGACTTTTTTGCACATCCGGACTTATTTGTCag CATTAGTGACCAGAAGGATCCGAAGGAACGAATGGTTCAAGTGGTTAAATGGTACCTCTCAGCTTTTCATGCAGGAAGAAAAGGGTCGGTTGCTAAAAAGCCTTACAATCCTATTTTGGGCGAGATCTTTCGATGTCATTGGGTATTACCAGGCACTGAAGCTGAAGATGATATG GAGCCAGTTTCGGAAGGACCAGTTCCGTGGGTCAGTAAAAGCAGCGTAACATTTGTGGCAGAGCAGGTCTCTCATCACCCTCCGA tttcagcaTTTTACGCAGAGTGTTTTAGCAAGAGGATACAGTTCAATGCTCACATATGGACCAAGTCAAAATTCTTAGGAATGTCTATTGGAGTTCATAACATCGGGCAAG GGTGCGTCACATGCCTAGATTATGATGAACACTATATCTTGACCTTTCCTAATGGTTATGGAAG GTCTATTCTCACTGTGCCATGGATAGAACTTGGTGGAGAATGCAGTATTAATTGCTCAAAGACAGGTTATAATGCTTCCATCGTCTTCCACACAAAACCGTTTTATGGAGGAAAGAAGCACAGAATTACAGCTGAAATTTT TTCCCCCAATGACAAGAAACCCTTCTGCTCAATTGAAGGAGAATGGAATGGTGTCATGTACGCAAAATACACAACAGGg GAGAATGCTGTCTTTATAGATACCAAGAAAATGCCTACAATTAAGAAGAAGGTAAGGAAATTGGAGGACCAAGACGACTTTGAGTCTCGCTG CTTATGGAAAGATGTAACCTACAACTTAAAAATTAGAGACATCGATGCAGCCACAGCTGCAAAGCACGCGCTTGAAGAAAGACAAAGAGCTGAAGCCAGAGCCAGAAAGGAGAACGAGACCTCATGGGAGACACGG TTATTCCATGAAGATGGAGAATGCTGGGTTTACGACGACCCGCTATTGAAACGACTTGCTGCCAGTAAACACTAG
- the OSBPL9 gene encoding oxysterol-binding protein-related protein 9 isoform X5, translated as MKNSRTAKMMNREKQKIEGLKETTSSMVESIKHCIVLLQIAKDQNNEEKHADGLISTINPVDAVYQPSPLEQSVISTMPSQAVLPPEPAQLCKSEQRPSSLPVGPVVASLGNQTPTPNSTGSGQSAPSSSLTSPSHVNLSPNTVPDFSYSSSEDEFYDADEFYQSSSSPKRCMDSSGSAAVLTRSSTGSSLKRPDTTESLNSSLSNGTNDADLFDPPDDRDDDGEGESVEEHKSVIMHLLSQVRLGMDLTKVVLPTFILERRSLLEMYADFFAHPDLFVSISDQKDPKERMVQVVKWYLSAFHAGRKGSVAKKPYNPILGEIFRCHWVLPGTEAEDDMEPVSEGPVPWVSKSSVTFVAEQVSHHPPISAFYAECFSKRIQFNAHIWTKSKFLGMSIGVHNIGQGCVTCLDYDEHYILTFPNGYGRSILTVPWIELGGECSINCSKTGYNASIVFHTKPFYGGKKHRITAEIFSPNDKKPFCSIEGEWNGVMYAKYTTGENAVFIDTKKMPTIKKKVRKLEDQDDFESRCLWKDVTYNLKIRDIDAATAAKHALEERQRAEARARKENETSWETRLFHEDGECWVYDDPLLKRLAASKH; from the exons ATGAAAAACTCCAGAACTGCAAAGATGATGAACAGAGAAAAGCAA aaaattgAAGGTCTCAAAGAAACAACCAGT AGCATGGTAGAATCAATAAAACACTGCATTGTGTTGCTACAGATTGCTAAA GACCAAAATAATGAGGAGAAGCACGCAGATGGACTTATA AGCACTATAAACCCGGTTGACGCAGTGTATCAGCCCAGCCCGTTGGAGCAGTCGGTGATCAGCACGATGCCTTCCCAAGCGGTTTTACCTCCAG AACCTGCTCAGTTGTGCAAGTCAGAGCAGCGACCCTCATCTTTGCCAGTGGGACCTGTAGTAGCATCACTTGGAAATCAGACTCCAACACCAAATAGTACAG GAAGCGGGCAATCAGCACCTAGCAGCAGCCTCACCTCTCCAAGCCATGTCAACCTGTCTCCAAACACAGTCCCAGATTTTTCTTACTCAAGCAGTGAGGATGAATTCTATGATGCTGATGAATTCTATCAGAGCAGTTCTTCCCCAAAGCGATGTATGGA TTCTTCAGGGTCTGCTGCAGTCCTGACTCGGAGCAGCACAGGAAGTAGTCTGAAACGTCCAGATACCACAGAGTCCCTCAATTCTTCCCTGTCTAATGGGACTAATGATGCTG ATCTCTTCGATCCTCCTGATGATCGAGATGATGATGGGGAAGGAGAATCAGTGGAAGAACATAAGAGTGTTATTATGCATCTATTGTCACAAGTTCGATTAGGAATGGATCTAACGAAG GTGGTTCTTCCAACTTTTATCCTGGAAAGAAGATCACTGTTGGAAATGTATGCTGACTTTTTTGCACATCCGGACTTATTTGTCag CATTAGTGACCAGAAGGATCCGAAGGAACGAATGGTTCAAGTGGTTAAATGGTACCTCTCAGCTTTTCATGCAGGAAGAAAAGGGTCGGTTGCTAAAAAGCCTTACAATCCTATTTTGGGCGAGATCTTTCGATGTCATTGGGTATTACCAGGCACTGAAGCTGAAGATGATATG GAGCCAGTTTCGGAAGGACCAGTTCCGTGGGTCAGTAAAAGCAGCGTAACATTTGTGGCAGAGCAGGTCTCTCATCACCCTCCGA tttcagcaTTTTACGCAGAGTGTTTTAGCAAGAGGATACAGTTCAATGCTCACATATGGACCAAGTCAAAATTCTTAGGAATGTCTATTGGAGTTCATAACATCGGGCAAG GGTGCGTCACATGCCTAGATTATGATGAACACTATATCTTGACCTTTCCTAATGGTTATGGAAG GTCTATTCTCACTGTGCCATGGATAGAACTTGGTGGAGAATGCAGTATTAATTGCTCAAAGACAGGTTATAATGCTTCCATCGTCTTCCACACAAAACCGTTTTATGGAGGAAAGAAGCACAGAATTACAGCTGAAATTTT TTCCCCCAATGACAAGAAACCCTTCTGCTCAATTGAAGGAGAATGGAATGGTGTCATGTACGCAAAATACACAACAGGg GAGAATGCTGTCTTTATAGATACCAAGAAAATGCCTACAATTAAGAAGAAGGTAAGGAAATTGGAGGACCAAGACGACTTTGAGTCTCGCTG CTTATGGAAAGATGTAACCTACAACTTAAAAATTAGAGACATCGATGCAGCCACAGCTGCAAAGCACGCGCTTGAAGAAAGACAAAGAGCTGAAGCCAGAGCCAGAAAGGAGAACGAGACCTCATGGGAGACACGG TTATTCCATGAAGATGGAGAATGCTGGGTTTACGACGACCCGCTATTGAAACGACTTGCTGCCAGTAAACACTAG